In Nymphaea colorata isolate Beijing-Zhang1983 chromosome 3, ASM883128v2, whole genome shotgun sequence, a genomic segment contains:
- the LOC116251334 gene encoding plant intracellular Ras-group-related LRR protein 3-like — MPRDYHHHSNLPKINENSTIDEPLSSRVDIWSPKEVDGYGGPLADEAGEAAVVAASTSREASDSIRRAVADVAQARSVLEGLGERPDHEAVEFARSRIREIDSRLSKTLEEIVLASRPNEIDRLQWRSRQAEKENECRQEADKEKLPFRAVVQLEDMHEVYTMLLREAEEKLENLYATEAASSEFLPVSDDINEEVVNILREASERNVEQVVLSGRMLRYLPEAFGGLHSLVVLNLSSNQLEAIPDSLARLQILQELYLSSNLLLSLPDSIGLLLNLKILDVSGNKLKALPDSISYCRSLVALDASFNELTYLPTSIGYELVNLQKFLVHLNKIRSLPSSICEMKSLRQLDAHFNELHGLPLSIGRLANLEVLNLSSNFSDLTELPQTIGDLTNLKELDISNNQIHVLPESFGRLENVVKLNLDQNPLVIPPMEVVAQGVEAVKRYMAKRWVDHLLEEERRSTLEANVHPQTGLLMRNASWLNNWVSGLAGAVAGYLAAETSKDPMLDQQL; from the exons ATGCCTCGAGATTATCATCATCATTCGAATCTTCCCAAGATTAACGAGAACTCGACCATCGACGAGCCCCTTTCTTCCCGCGTCGACATCTGGAGCCCGAAAGAAGTGGACGGATATGGAGGACCGCTGGCGGACGAGGCAGGGGAGGCGGCGGTGGTGGCGGCGTCGACTAGCCGAGAGGCGTCGGACTCCATCAGGCGTGCTGTGGCGGACGTCGCTCAGGCGAGATCCGTGCTTGAGGGCCTGGGCGAGAGGCCCGACCACGAGGCGGTGGAGTTCGCCCGAAGCAGGATCAGGGAGATCGACTCTCGGCTCTCGAAGACGCTTGAGGAGATAGTCTTGGCCTCCCGCCCCAACGAAATCGACCGTCTTCAATGGCGGTCTCGCCAG GCAGAGAAGGAGAACGAGTGCAGGCAGGAAGCCGATAAGGAGAAACTGCCGTTCCGCGCGGTGGTTCAGTTGGAAGATATGCACGAGGTGTATACAATGCTCTTGAGGGAGGCCGAGGAAAAGCTAGAAAATCTTTACGCTACTGAGGCGGCAAGTTCGGAGTTCTTACCTGTTAGCGACGACATCAACGAGGAGGTCGTGAATATCCTGCGAGAAGCGTCGGAGAGGAACGTGGAACAGGTGGTTCTTTCAGGGCGTATGCTGAGGTATCTTCCCGAGGCGTTCGGGGGGCTTCATAGCTTAGTCGTGCTTAACCTGTCGAGTAATCAGCTTGAG GCCATTCCTGATTCTCTAGCAAGGCTGCAAATTTTGCAGGAATTATATCTTTCTTCCAATCTTCTCTTGTCATTGCCAGACTCAATTGGACTGTTGCTTAATTTGAAAATACTGGATGTTTCTGGGAACAAGCTAAAAGCACTACCCGATAGCATCTCATACTGCAG GTCATTGGTTGCATTGGATGCAAGCTTCAATGAGCTTACTTATTTACCGACAAGTATTGGATATGAATTGGTGAATTTGCAAAAGTTTCTGGTACATCTCAATAAGATACGTTCTCTGCCTTCTTCAATCTGTGAAATGAAGTCTTTGAGGCAGTTGGATGCCCATTTCAATGAGCTTCATGGTCTGCCCCTTTCAATTGGAAGACTAGCAAATCTTGAGGTTCTGAACCTGAGCAGCAACTTCAGTGACCTAACAGAGCTTCCTCAGACGATTGGGGATCTAACAAATCTCAAAGAACTTGATATTAGCAACAATCAGATCCATGTTCTACCTGAATCATTTGGTAGGCTGGAGAATGTGGTTAAGCTTAACCTGGACCAAAATCCCTTGGTTATTCCACCGATGGAAGTTGTTGCCCAAGGTGTTGAAGCCGTCAAGAGGTACATGGCAAAGAGATGGGTAGACCATCTGTTGGAGGAGGAACGTAGGAGCACTTTAGAAGCTAATGTGCATCCTCAAACTGGTTTACTGATGCGCAATGCTTCATGGTTAAACAATTGGGTTTCTGGTCTTGCTGGAGCTGTTGCTGGTTATTTGGCCGCTGAAACATCTAAAGACCCCATGCTCGACCAGCAATTATGA
- the LOC116250836 gene encoding uncharacterized protein LOC116250836 translates to MADPLLPDSLFLQVMSKRRTWVALFILVYALLLSFSWTFIRSILSWYSTATTDSSTGGGFRWPAVYASVVFGVVFGLLSMLAVLALAIPSMLVTWITILVLLAFAGKPRRSLVFEGRKITGEISGLALRIMLKEGNIVAALCAILSFYVLTTRRDD, encoded by the coding sequence ATGGCAGACCCTCTTCTTCCTGATTCCTTGTTCCTGCAGGTCATGAGCAAGAGGCGGACTTGGGTTGCGCTCTTTATTCTCGTCTACgccctcctcctctccttctcaTGGACGTTCATCCGCTCCATCCTCTCTTGGTACTCGACCGCCACCACCGATTCCTCCACGGGCGGTGGTTTCCGGTGGCCTGCAGTGTATGCGTCCGTGGTCTTCGGCGTGGTCTTCGGCCTGCTGTCGATGCTGGCCGTGCTGGCTCTGGCTATACCTTCCATGTTGGTCACGTGGATAACCATCTTGGTGCTGCTCGCCTTTGCCGGGAAGCCTCGCCGCTCGCTCGTGTTCGAGGGCCGCAAGATCACCGGCGAGATCTCGGGGCTGGCGCTTAGAATCATGCTCAAGGAAGGTAACATTGTCGCCGCTCTCTGCGCCATCTTGAGCTTCTATGTCTTGACTACTAGAAGGGACGATTAG